One region of Priestia megaterium genomic DNA includes:
- the folD gene encoding bifunctional methylenetetrahydrofolate dehydrogenase/methenyltetrahydrofolate cyclohydrolase FolD → MTAKVIKGKEVAQELRAALKEEVAQLKTKGIVPGLTVILVGENPASQSYVKAKAKACEEIGVASEIIKRDVTITEEELLNEIHHLNGNPSVHGILIQLPLPKHIDEKAVLNAVSPKKDVDGFHPVSVGNMVIGDECYLPCTPHGIVELIKRSGEEISGKHAVVIGRSNIVGKPVSMLLLQESATVTIAHSRTKDLSALTKQADILVSAVGQPRLIKADDIKPGAIVIDVGNTMENGKLVGDVDYEAALEVAGYITPVPGGVGPMTITMLLKNTVDAAKTINNVK, encoded by the coding sequence ATGACAGCGAAAGTAATTAAAGGAAAAGAAGTAGCGCAAGAACTGCGCGCCGCATTAAAAGAAGAGGTAGCTCAATTAAAAACAAAAGGTATCGTTCCTGGTTTAACCGTAATTTTAGTAGGAGAAAATCCTGCTTCCCAATCATATGTAAAAGCAAAAGCAAAGGCTTGTGAAGAAATCGGTGTTGCGTCTGAAATTATCAAACGTGACGTAACGATTACGGAAGAAGAGCTTTTAAACGAAATCCATCACTTGAATGGAAATCCATCTGTTCATGGTATTCTTATTCAACTTCCATTACCAAAACATATTGATGAAAAAGCAGTATTAAATGCTGTATCTCCTAAAAAAGATGTAGATGGCTTCCACCCAGTAAGCGTAGGGAATATGGTCATTGGCGATGAGTGCTATTTACCATGTACACCACACGGTATCGTTGAGTTAATTAAACGTTCAGGTGAAGAAATTTCAGGTAAACATGCGGTAGTAATTGGACGAAGCAATATTGTTGGTAAACCAGTATCCATGCTGTTACTTCAAGAAAGTGCAACGGTAACAATTGCTCACTCTCGCACAAAAGATTTATCTGCTTTAACAAAACAAGCTGATATTCTTGTGTCAGCTGTAGGACAACCTAGACTTATCAAAGCAGATGATATTAAGCCGGGTGCCATTGTAATTGATGTAGGTAACACAATGGAAAATGGTAAACTCGTTGGTGATGTTGATTACGAAGCGGCTTTAGAAGTTGCAGGTTATATCACACCAGTACCAGGAGGCGTTGGTCCGATGACCATCACAATGCTATTAAAAAATACGGTAGACGCTGCTAAAACAATTAACAACGTAAAATAA
- a CDS encoding DUF3298 and DUF4163 domain-containing protein, translating to MVTLPATVYSQQIVKKKLNVYYPAVHLTNPAVQHSINSKILQRTNELIRQQGYEENPDTEETGYYELKTNERNVLSLTLVNFAYSGGAHGLTVVVPLTFNVLTGKTYQLKDLFKKDSNYVSVLSKIVGAQIKERDIMVLGEYKGIKPDQDFYIADKSLVLFYQLYDLAPYAYGIPYFPISIYAIQDIIADESPLGQMFG from the coding sequence ATGGTTACGTTACCTGCAACGGTATATTCTCAACAAATAGTGAAGAAAAAGTTAAACGTTTACTATCCAGCTGTTCATTTGACTAATCCAGCTGTTCAGCACAGCATTAACAGTAAGATCTTGCAGCGTACGAATGAATTAATTCGTCAGCAGGGATATGAAGAAAATCCGGATACAGAAGAAACGGGTTATTATGAGTTGAAAACAAACGAGCGAAATGTGCTCAGCTTAACGCTTGTCAATTTTGCTTATTCCGGGGGAGCGCACGGATTGACCGTGGTAGTTCCGTTAACGTTTAATGTGCTGACTGGAAAAACGTATCAACTAAAAGATTTGTTTAAAAAAGACAGTAATTACGTAAGTGTTCTTTCTAAAATAGTAGGAGCGCAAATAAAAGAGCGCGATATTATGGTTCTTGGAGAATATAAAGGAATTAAACCAGATCAGGATTTTTATATCGCCGATAAATCACTTGTACTATTTTATCAGCTGTATGACCTGGCTCCTTACGCATATGGAATTCCTTACTTTCCAATTTCTATCTATGCTATTCAAGATATTATTGCAGATGAAAGTCCACTTGGACAAATGTTTGGATAA
- a CDS encoding phospholipase D-like domain-containing protein: MIKIAFKGLLIILSLYILYVVITAVVLFYVPLKIGEETTSIKPASFFGHSESTDRVRLLEDGYEAGRVRIQMIQQAEKSIDIAYYSIGKGESTDLIMAALFKAADRGVHTRVLLDGIANGLRGNRRGVLYALASHPNIEVKYYEPFQLFKPWAWQNRMHDKIMVVDGQLGIIGGRNIGDKYLAKKPPPHFVYDRDVFITNSKHKQDSVITQMQNYINELWAHPYTKKAFHHLTQYQVDQGKRMKALLLQQYDKAKQVGETFATPKINWNASTVSTKRVSFIHNPIERFNKRPFMWKTFINLAEEANRSVLIQSPYVVPTNAMRKYTAMKKKPDVQWTLLTNSVTSTPNVLAFSGYISMRDTIMKTGVKLYEYQGPYSIHAKSVIYDQRLSAVGSFNLDSRSTFLNNESMVIIDSQKFAKELTMAMENKMDKSILIANHKRWVKPPEIQKKEEPVMKRTLLYTLAKVTRFFKEFI, encoded by the coding sequence ATGATAAAAATAGCATTCAAAGGATTACTTATTATTTTATCTTTATATATTCTGTATGTGGTTATAACGGCGGTGGTTCTCTTTTATGTACCTTTAAAAATAGGAGAGGAAACGACCTCAATTAAACCGGCTAGCTTTTTTGGTCACAGTGAGTCTACGGACCGAGTGAGACTTCTTGAAGATGGTTATGAGGCAGGAAGAGTTCGTATTCAAATGATTCAACAAGCTGAGAAATCGATTGATATTGCTTATTACTCAATAGGAAAAGGAGAGTCAACTGATTTAATTATGGCCGCTCTTTTTAAAGCAGCTGATCGAGGCGTCCATACTCGCGTTCTTTTGGATGGGATAGCTAACGGCTTACGGGGAAACCGAAGGGGCGTGCTCTATGCATTAGCTTCACATCCTAATATTGAAGTGAAGTATTACGAACCGTTTCAATTGTTTAAACCTTGGGCGTGGCAAAATCGTATGCATGACAAAATAATGGTTGTAGACGGACAGCTAGGCATAATAGGGGGACGGAATATAGGGGACAAATATTTGGCTAAAAAGCCTCCTCCACACTTCGTCTATGATCGTGATGTCTTTATTACAAACAGTAAACATAAACAAGATAGCGTCATCACTCAAATGCAAAATTATATAAATGAATTATGGGCTCATCCCTACACTAAAAAAGCTTTTCATCATCTCACACAGTACCAGGTTGATCAGGGGAAGAGGATGAAAGCTTTGCTGCTGCAGCAATATGATAAAGCTAAGCAAGTAGGAGAAACGTTTGCGACCCCCAAGATTAATTGGAATGCTTCCACCGTTTCTACAAAGCGTGTTTCTTTTATTCATAATCCAATTGAACGCTTTAATAAACGACCTTTTATGTGGAAAACGTTTATTAACCTAGCAGAAGAAGCTAACCGCTCTGTTCTTATTCAAAGTCCTTATGTGGTGCCCACCAATGCGATGAGAAAGTATACAGCCATGAAAAAGAAGCCAGACGTTCAATGGACGCTACTCACAAATTCAGTTACATCTACGCCCAATGTGTTGGCTTTTTCCGGATATATTAGTATGCGTGATACGATTATGAAGACAGGTGTAAAGCTTTACGAATACCAAGGACCTTATTCGATCCATGCAAAGTCTGTGATTTATGATCAAAGACTTAGCGCCGTAGGCTCTTTTAATTTAGATTCCCGTTCTACATTTTTGAATAACGAATCAATGGTCATTATCGATAGTCAAAAATTTGCAAAAGAGTTGACGATGGCGATGGAAAACAAAATGGATAAAAGTATTCTTATTGCCAATCACAAGCGCTGGGTTAAACCTCCTGAAATCCAAAAGAAAGAAGAGCCTGTTATGAAGCGTACCTTACTGTATACCCTTGCAAAAGTAACGAGGTTTTTTAAGGAGTTTATTTAA
- a CDS encoding GNAT family N-acetyltransferase has translation MSFYHEWKASGEKMIPWVIAKDPAYFEKMVQELLDAEKGIGLKKGFVPDSTYWLMHHERVIGVVNIRHELSEILRNSGGHIGYGIRPSERQKGYAKLLLRLSLQEIKKLGVQRALVVCDDWNTASRRTILANGGIQDEDYIEEDGAIVQRFWIHTDKMA, from the coding sequence ATGAGCTTTTATCATGAATGGAAAGCAAGCGGAGAAAAAATGATTCCGTGGGTCATTGCTAAAGATCCTGCTTACTTTGAAAAAATGGTTCAAGAGTTATTAGATGCAGAAAAAGGGATCGGATTAAAAAAAGGATTTGTACCCGATTCCACCTACTGGCTAATGCATCACGAAAGAGTAATAGGCGTAGTTAATATCCGCCATGAGCTAAGTGAAATACTTCGAAACAGCGGAGGACATATAGGGTATGGTATTCGGCCAAGTGAAAGACAAAAAGGATATGCCAAGCTGCTACTGAGGTTATCTCTTCAAGAGATTAAAAAGCTGGGAGTTCAACGGGCATTAGTTGTGTGTGATGATTGGAACACTGCTTCTCGTCGAACTATTCTGGCAAACGGTGGTATACAAGACGAGGATTATATAGAAGAGGACGGGGCTATTGTTCAACGCTTTTGGATTCATACGGATAAAATGGCATAA
- a CDS encoding phospholipase translates to MIMSVPNKRKATPCLFPGYKWCGPGCSGPGCPVNDVDCCCKYHDLCYEDYGSCRSCDEQFLECLCSKANPYSLKGRQAYAMYTYMRLKLALKQYD, encoded by the coding sequence ATGATTATGTCTGTTCCGAATAAACGGAAAGCCACGCCCTGCCTCTTCCCCGGCTATAAATGGTGTGGCCCCGGATGCAGTGGTCCGGGATGTCCTGTAAATGATGTAGACTGCTGCTGTAAATACCATGATTTATGCTATGAAGATTACGGATCATGCCGCTCATGTGATGAGCAATTTCTTGAGTGTCTTTGCTCCAAAGCAAATCCTTACAGTTTAAAAGGAAGACAGGCATACGCTATGTATACCTATATGCGGCTGAAGTTAGCTTTAAAACAATATGACTAA
- a CDS encoding MarR family winged helix-turn-helix transcriptional regulator produces MQEKNSIELIEYELTTFIRRAVYLDNSENKIGNLERSAYLLLRQLDEFGPARVKELAEAFKLDISTLSRQAAALENKKLISRSSDPSDGRVSLFDITTHGKQMLQTDKQMRLERYHSMLKKWSSEEKELFGKLLMRMNDAFID; encoded by the coding sequence ATGCAAGAAAAGAATTCAATTGAATTGATTGAATATGAACTTACTACCTTTATTAGACGAGCGGTCTATCTTGATAATTCCGAAAATAAAATAGGAAACCTAGAAAGATCAGCTTATTTATTGCTGCGGCAATTAGATGAATTTGGACCAGCTCGTGTAAAAGAACTGGCAGAAGCATTTAAACTCGACATTTCAACTCTTTCTAGACAGGCTGCTGCTTTAGAAAATAAAAAGCTTATTTCTCGCTCCTCTGATCCTTCGGATGGACGAGTCAGCCTATTTGACATCACAACACACGGGAAACAAATGCTGCAAACTGATAAGCAAATGCGCCTTGAACGCTATCATAGTATGTTAAAAAAATGGTCAAGTGAAGAAAAGGAGCTATTTGGCAAACTATTAATGCGGATGAATGACGCATTTATCGATTAA
- a CDS encoding CidA/LrgA family holin-like protein codes for MKVIRIILQIAILYAFSMIGEAVHHMLHLPIPGSIIGLILMLICLTCKVVPIKIIEDGASFLLSFLPLLFIPAMAGVMNYPSLLSSSGAVLFLIIVLSTIVTMAAAGTASQLLEKKANKRKEKQQCKNSLSRSL; via the coding sequence ATGAAAGTGATACGAATCATTTTACAAATTGCGATTCTTTATGCTTTTTCTATGATTGGCGAAGCTGTTCACCATATGCTTCATCTACCTATTCCAGGCAGTATTATAGGCTTAATTTTAATGCTCATTTGCTTAACGTGCAAAGTTGTTCCCATCAAAATAATTGAAGACGGAGCAAGTTTCTTGTTATCTTTTTTACCGCTATTATTCATACCAGCTATGGCAGGTGTGATGAATTATCCTTCGCTTCTTTCAAGCAGCGGAGCGGTTTTATTTTTAATTATTGTGCTTAGTACGATTGTTACGATGGCCGCTGCAGGGACTGCCAGCCAACTTTTGGAAAAGAAAGCGAACAAACGAAAGGAGAAACAACAGTGCAAGAATTCTTTATCGCGGTCTTTATAA
- a CDS encoding LrgB family protein, with protein MQEFFIAVFIIVATVALYLVMAKVYVRFSYPILIPVLTTTIFVILLLLAFHVSYDEYMIGGKWINSLLGPAVVALAYPLYKQREMLVKYSVPIIGGVFVGLFAGMISGLVFAEVFGVDRSLILSIIPKSITTPVAIQIATGLGGVPSMTVVFVMIAGFSGVILGPLLLKWIRIKSSLGKGIALGSASHALGTSKAFEYGELTVSMSSVSMTLSAVLGSVFGPIVVWLFQV; from the coding sequence GTGCAAGAATTCTTTATCGCGGTCTTTATAATCGTAGCTACAGTTGCTTTGTATCTAGTCATGGCAAAAGTATACGTGCGGTTCTCCTATCCGATTCTTATTCCTGTTTTAACTACAACCATATTCGTTATTCTTCTTTTGCTTGCTTTTCATGTTTCCTATGATGAGTATATGATTGGAGGCAAATGGATTAATTCACTTCTAGGACCAGCGGTTGTTGCATTAGCGTATCCACTCTATAAACAGCGTGAGATGCTAGTAAAATACAGCGTTCCTATTATTGGAGGGGTATTTGTAGGGTTATTCGCAGGCATGATCAGCGGACTTGTGTTTGCTGAAGTATTTGGCGTTGATCGAAGCCTGATTTTATCCATTATTCCTAAGTCTATTACTACTCCTGTAGCGATTCAGATCGCCACAGGGCTAGGGGGCGTTCCATCGATGACCGTGGTATTTGTTATGATCGCAGGTTTTTCTGGAGTAATCCTTGGACCGCTACTTTTAAAATGGATTCGGATCAAGAGTTCTTTAGGAAAAGGAATTGCATTAGGCAGTGCTTCTCATGCGCTAGGAACTTCTAAAGCATTTGAATACGGTGAGCTAACGGTATCGATGAGTTCAGTATCAATGACGTTAAGCGCTGTATTAGGATCCGTTTTTGGGCCAATTGTTGTCTGGCTATTCCAAGTGTAA
- a CDS encoding STAS domain-containing protein: protein MKEELVYIGKKILEHKYSLSEKLAERLDATHTLSLEELKEKKILKWRVSIMEYFGRSLFEEQEAVLKLVKEWALDTGKYAVEKNIPLEKALGILPIYRSVIWDVFTRELEEHQFAAITMLHVSERIDPLLDTVTCVFGQIYDEHNRYMMNLAYTSLEELSVPLVPVTKGIAIMPIIGEIDTHRSQVIMETCLKKGTSLQLSYLILDISGVVIIDTMVADNLFKIHRSLKLVGVEAIITGIRPEIAQTVVKLGIDFNQIKTEANLEAALLKIGFTRPEEHSRTHVSSRRIK from the coding sequence ATGAAAGAGGAGCTCGTGTATATAGGAAAAAAGATTCTTGAACATAAATATAGCTTGTCAGAAAAATTAGCCGAACGTTTAGATGCTACACATACACTAAGTCTAGAGGAATTGAAAGAAAAGAAAATTCTGAAGTGGCGAGTGTCAATTATGGAATACTTTGGGAGATCTCTATTTGAAGAACAGGAGGCTGTACTTAAACTTGTTAAAGAATGGGCACTTGATACGGGTAAATATGCAGTGGAAAAAAATATTCCTTTAGAAAAAGCACTAGGTATCCTTCCAATCTATCGCAGCGTTATTTGGGATGTATTTACAAGAGAACTAGAGGAGCATCAGTTTGCGGCAATTACCATGCTGCATGTCAGTGAACGAATTGATCCACTTTTAGATACGGTAACATGTGTTTTTGGTCAAATTTATGACGAGCATAATCGATATATGATGAATTTAGCTTATACGTCACTAGAAGAACTTTCAGTTCCACTCGTACCTGTCACAAAAGGGATTGCTATTATGCCGATTATTGGAGAAATTGATACCCACCGCTCACAAGTTATTATGGAAACCTGCTTGAAAAAAGGGACAAGCCTTCAATTATCTTATCTTATTTTAGATATTTCAGGTGTCGTGATTATTGATACAATGGTAGCAGACAATCTTTTTAAAATTCATCGATCGCTTAAATTGGTGGGAGTGGAAGCTATTATAACGGGGATACGACCGGAAATTGCCCAAACGGTAGTGAAACTAGGAATTGATTTTAATCAAATTAAAACAGAAGCAAATTTAGAAGCGGCGCTTTTAAAAATTGGGTTTACACGTCCTGAAGAGCATAGCCGCACGCATGTGTCATCGCGGCGCATAAAATGA